GCCATCAAGGACGGCCAGGTCATTGCAAGCCAGGGCGGTTTCCATAACACCGGTTACGACCGTAGCTTCAAGGCTCTCCGTCAGTTGGGTTCCAGCTGGAAGCCTCTGCTCTACGCCCTGGCCCTTAAGTACAACTGGAACTATCAGGACGTCCTGGAAAATGACTTCAATGTATTCCAGTTCACCAACCAGTTCTACTATCCCCGTCCGGACCACAAGAACAAGGGCGACGTCGTCAGCATCGCGTGGGCGGCCACCCGCTCCGAAAACATCGCCAGCATCTGGCTACTGGAACATTTGCTGGACAAGATTTCTCCAGAAGAATTCCTGGCTGTGGCAGAAGAGAACGGTTACGCCCAGAAACCGGATGAAGACCAGAAGGCATTCTTCATTCGACTCCGCGACAAGTTCGGCCTGACCATGAACGACAACGTCCGTCAGGAAATTGAATTCTCCAAGGCCAAGGAAAAGCTGGTTGACCAGTACAAGTCTGAAGGCAAGGATGAAGCCGCACGTACGCTCCAGAACCTCCGTTTCGGAACTTATAACGACCTGGCCCTGAAGCAGGCAAAGAAGGATCCTGAAAGGACTCGTTACATCAACCACAACTTCAAGCGTTACAGTGAAATTCTCCGTGCCCGCGAAATCAAGGAACTGGACCCGGATGTAGCGGACACCCTGCAGCCCATCAATTCCGTAATCTTGTTCAACAACTTCACTCTGGCAGACTTCAAGCGTCTGAGCATTACCATGGAGCAGGTGGACAAGGAAAAGAATTATCTGGACCCGGACAACATTCGCTACTGGCCAGACTACAGACGCTCTCTCGCAATGGCTGAGTTCGCACGTTTTGCAAAGGAAATCGGCATCCAGCAAAAACTGCAGAAAGTGTTCAGCATGCCTCTGGGCGTAAACGACATTCCGCTGTCCGATATTACCACCGCCTACCAGACTATCCTTACCGGAAAGATTTACAAGTGCAAGAGCGGTGGGGACGTCTGGACCGAGCCCTGCCTGATCAAGGAAATCAAGGACCGCAACGGCAACGTACTCTTCACCGACGAAGTTGAAAGCAAGATTGTCCTGGATGAAAATGTTACCACCCAGATGGCCGCCATGCTTCATTCCGTATTCGTGAACGGTACCGCACGCAGCCAGTACAATAGCATCGTGGTGACCGCTCCGGACAATGGCACCACCTGGCGTTATCCTGCCCTGGGAAAGACTGGTACCACCAACGATTACAAGAACGTGGCCTTCCTAGGCGCCATCCCCACTTACAACAAGGACTTGGGCGGCGCCACTACGGAATCCGTCGTCGCAATCGGTAGCTATGTGGGCTTCGACAACAACAAGCCTATGAAGGTGGGACGCACCCGCATTTCCGGCGCTTACGGCGGTCTCCCCCAGTGGGCTGCATTCGCCACCGAAGAAATCAAGGTACTGGACGCCCCCTATCAAGTGGACTTCCTGGATCTTCCGTCCCAGCTGGCAAAGGAAGTCCCGCTGATTCTGAAAAAGCAGCGCGGCGAACTGATGGTGGACCCCATGACAGGCATTGCAATCGCTGACGCAAACAGCGCAGAAAGACGCCCCATGCCCTGGCTGGATGTACCCGGATTTATTCCTCCCCAGGTTCACGAATTTGCCGCAGAAAGCGCTGCAGAAATCGGCATCATGACCAGCATGGAAATGATGGCCCCGGCAGCACCTGAACCGGTCGCCGCACCTGCAGCTGAAGAAGTCGCTCCCGCTACAGAACAGCAGCCCGCAACGGAAGCAGGCGTTCCTGCAAATGACGCCACAGCACCTGCAGCGTCCGCTACCCAGCCTGCTGAAGCAGCGCCCGTCGCAGCACAGCCTGCACCTGCCGCTCCGGCGCCTGCACCGAAGAAGGTCTCCAGCGATGACGAATGGGATCTGCCTGCGGACTTTGACGGCAAGAAGATGTTCGTTCCCATCGAAGCGGAATAAAGTTTGAAGTTAAACGGATTAGGAAACGTTAAACCGATGAACAAGATTGCAAAGAACGTGAAGAAATTTCAGGGCGCAGCAGCCCTCGCTGCGGCCACCCTGCTTAGCGCTTGCGCCGGCGGCACACCCGCTGTAAGTACCGAAGTTCCAGCACAGAACTATCCCGAGAATAACCGGACGGAAATTTCCGAAGGGACAAGCAACCCGCAGGAAATTCCCGTAGCACAGCAGAACGCCCCCGAGGCAAGCCAGGTTGCCGCTCCCGCTACAAAGCCTGCGGAAAACCAGCAGGCTACTTCCAGGAAGGAAGTTGCACAGCCGGAAACCCAACCCGTTGCAAAGACCGTCGAGACAGTTCCTTGCGAATCCAGGAATAACGAGCAGGCCGCACCCGCGGCACTAGAAGAACAGACTGCCCCGCCGGATCCTTATCAGGCCTTCCCCGCCCTTGCAAACCAGATTTTCCTTCACGCAGATACCTTGTACAAGCAAGGTAAGGTGGATGATGCCGTCGCCTACCTGCAGCGTTTCCGCATTATCAAGCCCTTGTGGAACCAGTGGGAAATGACCGCCGATTCCCTGCTCCAGGAATTTGGAAAGACCAACGCGGAACTGGCCAAGCAGTTCGAGCCGCTGGTCATGCAGATCATCAACATGAACCGCGTGCAGACCGCCTACAGCATGGTGGCGGAAACGGCCGACAGCCTGATTTCCCTGGCACCCGGCGATTCCCTGGTGCAGTTCGCCAAGGACCAGAAACGTGTCGCCTACGAGAACACCCTGAAGCGTGCCCAGAAGGAAATGACAACCATCAAGACGATGGCCGAACAGCGCGCCCAGTTTGCAGAAGCGGAACAACGCGCTCTCGATTTCCAGCTGCGTCATCGCGATTTCGAGGAACAGCTGAAGATCCAGGCCATGATCGACTACATCAGGAGTCTTGCGCAGGCAACCGATTCCGAGGCGGCCAAGTACTGGGAAAAGAACGATCCAGCCGAAGCCATGAAGAAGGCAGACGAACTGATCGCCGCCAAGAAGTACGACCAGGCAAAGGAACTTCTGAACAAGCTGAAGGCAAGCAACCTCCGCAAGGAAGCCATGGACAAGTACATCGTCCTGGCCGACGCCTACTGTAACGCCCAGCGTAAGGAAACGTCCCAGCTGTTCGCCAAGGCCCAGAAGCAAAAGGATGCCGCTAAAAAGAAGGACCTGATGAAGTCCGCCATCGCCCCGCTGGACAAGTGCCTGGGTGAATATCCCGAAAGCACCTTGAACCAGAAGGTTCTGGACAACAAGAACTTCCTGGAAAAGGAAATGGCAAAATGATCGATGCCGGCTGGTGGGAATACGGCCAGTACGCCGTATTCTTTATCCTGGGGGCCGTCGTAAGCCTCATCAACAGCATCGCAGGCGGAGGCAGTTCCTTGAGCCTCCCCATCATGATCTTTCTGGGAATGCCCCCTACAGTGGCCAACGGCACGAACCGAATCGGCCTCATTATCGGAAACATCAGCAGCGTCTATAACCTGGCTAAGCACGGCTACCTGAACAGGAAACTTTTCTGGCAGCTGTTCCTCCCCTCCCTGGTGGGCGCCCTCATTGGCGTCTTCTTTCTGGTGAGCATCGGGGACAAGGCGTTCCAGGCAGTCATCGCGGCGGCCATCTGCCTGGTGGTCATCATGAGCAGACTCCGCAAGGACATTTTCGGCAAGCCCCCTGTAACCCCTCCGGAAAAATTGACCCTAGGCGGCGCCGTCGGTTTCGCCCTGGTATCCATCTACGGATGTATCGTGCAGATTGGCGTGGGATTCGTCCAGATTTTTAGTCTCACCCGATACACAGGCCTGGACCCCATTCACGTAAACGCCCTGAAGAATTGCCTCACCACCGTCTTCCTGGTGGTAAGCACTGCGGCCCTGGCCTTCGCAGGAAAGGTGAACTGGCCCATCGCCATCGTCATGTCCGCAGGGGCCTGGTGTGGCGGATACTTCGGCAGCGCCCTCCAGCGAAAGAAAGGCAACAAGTTCATCGAGAACTTCGTCAGCGTCAGCAGTCTTGCGCTGGCAGCATACCTGATCGTCGATCTGGTGATGCAGTAATCAACCTTATGGACGAACCTTATGGACGCAGGAATCAGGCGCCCGATTTTTTCTTGCGCCTCGGCTTGAGAACTTCCGACAGACTTTCCATAAGAGATGCTTCCAACGTCTCGTCCCCAGCGGCGAGGCGTTCCTTTTCAGCACGCTTCAGCTTCTTGATTCGGGCTTCCAGGCGCAACGCCTTTTCCTTGGATTCCAGCTCGAAAGATTTCAGGATTCCCTCCGGAGGGAACGCCTTGGTAAAGCGGGCTCCCTTGCCTTCCTGATGATGTTTAAAACGGGCCAACACATCCACTGCGTAGCCCGTATAAATGCGGTTGCCTTTGCACCGCAACATGTAGACAAAATGAGGCGTTACTCTTCCTTAGCCGGCTTGGAAACCAGGCTCATGTAGATGGTGCCAAGGATTGCGGCACTGAAGCTACCCAGCAGGATACCCAGCTTTGCGGAGTCCTGACGGTCGCCCACATCGAATGCCAGGGAAGCGACGAACAAGGCCATGGTAAAGCCGATACCAGCCAGCATGCCACCGCCCCACAGAACTTTCCAGCTGTAGCTGGGCTGCTTGGAAATGCCAATCTTTACAGCCAGGAAGCTGAAAATGAAAATACCGATAGGCTTACCGAAAATCAGAGCCAGGGCCACAGCGCCCATGACCGGAACTTCCACGCCACCCAGCTTGATTTCTACACCGGCGTTAGACAGGGCGAACAGGGGCATGATGAAGAAGTTGACCCAGGGAGCCAAGGTCTTGTAAAGGCGTTCCTGCATGGAAATACTTTCGCTGGAAGCCTTCTTCAGGAGACTGAAAACGCGATACTTTTCGTTTTCGTCCTTGGTTTCTCCAGAAAGGACATGGTCCACACCGTTTACGAAACCGCGGATCTTACCGCTAGTCACCACAGCCTTGGCGGGAACGGAAAGACCCAGCAGCACGCCAGCAATAGTGGGATGGACGCCGGACTTCACGAAGAACGCCCAGACAGCCACACCAATGAGGCAGTGGAGCAGAAGGTTACGGACACCAATACGGAACAGGACATTGATCAGGACCAGAAGGGCAACGCCAGTACCGAGGGCCGCAAAGTTCAGGCCATCGCCACTGGGATAGCCAATAGCAATCACCAGGATGGCGCCAATATCGTCAGCAATAGCAAGAGTAAGGATCATGACGCGGAGAGCATGGGGAACCTTCTTGCCGAGAATGGCCATGCAGCCTACAACGAAGGCGATATCCGTTGCAGTAGGAATACCCCAACCGCGGGCGGCGTCAGTACCCGTAGCAGCGTTTACAGCAAGGAAAATCAGAGCAGGGAAAAGCATACCGCCGGCAGCAGCAAGAATAGGAAGGCTAGCAGCCTTAGGATCCCTCAGTTCGCCGTAGGTCATTTCCCCCTTCACTTCAAGACCGATGTTGAAGAAGAAGATGGTCATGAGGGCATCGTTAATGAGCCAGTGAAGATCGCCTACGCCCATCCAGTTACCGATGGTCACCGCAAAAGGCAAGTGCCAGACATGATGGTAGGTTTCCGGGGAGATATTCGCCCAGAGCAGGGCCGCTACCGTCATGATAATCAAAACGATACCGCCGGTGGTTTCCACCTGCATCAAACGTTCGATCGGGGTGAGAATCTTGCGGACCGGAGTTTCCGGGATCAAATCTTCAATCTTGTCGCTACTGGTCACTTTTGCGGACATAATTACCTATGGTTGGAGGTTTACTTCAGCCTTGTGCATTTAAAGATAATCTTTTTTCTAAAAAACGTTGAATGCTTTCACGTAGATTTTGACGAAACCGCAATATCCTAGAACAAGTGATTTTCACAAAACGAAAAACCCCGGACTCTTTCATCCGGGGCTTTTCAATCTTTGTATCGCCGCTTTCGCCGCGCAGTCCATTAGAACTGCTGAGGCGGCCAACGAGGATTCTTGGAGCTCATGTCCACCTTGTAGAAGTCGCGTTCGAAGCGGCCATCGTCCAGACCGTACATCTGCATGATGTGGCGGGCAATCCACTTGCCAAGCTTCAGGATGGTGAGCTTCTTGCGGAGACGGCCCTGACAGTCGCGATTCATGATGTCCGGGAGAGTGGAGGTCGTGAGGATTTCGTCGATGGCGGGGCTGTTCAGCTTTTCACGGGCTTCTGCACTGGTGTGGAAGTGGGTGACGCCGAAGCACACGCGGTTGGGATTACCCTTCTTGATGTGTTCGCAGCACTGCACGATGGTGGTACCGGTACGGACCATGTCATCAAAAACAATCACGTCCTTGCCTTCAATTTCGTCGATGCTAATGTC
This genomic stretch from Fibrobacter sp. UWR4 harbors:
- a CDS encoding sulfite exporter TauE/SafE family protein, producing the protein MIDAGWWEYGQYAVFFILGAVVSLINSIAGGGSSLSLPIMIFLGMPPTVANGTNRIGLIIGNISSVYNLAKHGYLNRKLFWQLFLPSLVGALIGVFFLVSIGDKAFQAVIAAAICLVVIMSRLRKDIFGKPPVTPPEKLTLGGAVGFALVSIYGCIVQIGVGFVQIFSLTRYTGLDPIHVNALKNCLTTVFLVVSTAALAFAGKVNWPIAIVMSAGAWCGGYFGSALQRKKGNKFIENFVSVSSLALAAYLIVDLVMQ
- the nhaA gene encoding Na+/H+ antiporter NhaA; translated protein: MSAKVTSSDKIEDLIPETPVRKILTPIERLMQVETTGGIVLIIMTVAALLWANISPETYHHVWHLPFAVTIGNWMGVGDLHWLINDALMTIFFFNIGLEVKGEMTYGELRDPKAASLPILAAAGGMLFPALIFLAVNAATGTDAARGWGIPTATDIAFVVGCMAILGKKVPHALRVMILTLAIADDIGAILVIAIGYPSGDGLNFAALGTGVALLVLINVLFRIGVRNLLLHCLIGVAVWAFFVKSGVHPTIAGVLLGLSVPAKAVVTSGKIRGFVNGVDHVLSGETKDENEKYRVFSLLKKASSESISMQERLYKTLAPWVNFFIMPLFALSNAGVEIKLGGVEVPVMGAVALALIFGKPIGIFIFSFLAVKIGISKQPSYSWKVLWGGGMLAGIGFTMALFVASLAFDVGDRQDSAKLGILLGSFSAAILGTIYMSLVSKPAKEE
- a CDS encoding transglycosylase domain-containing protein, with the protein product MADHKKKKKVAAKTKFFSFATLRKFFKIIAAFALVGLICCIPAYIVVFKILPAQDPDNQFNRETIMQVLSGETRVFYNDGDSLLGAFFDANHRLYLPYGDIPSGVVNALIAAEDANYWSHVGFDFSGFTRAMVSNLKNGKMRQGGSTLTQQTVKNIFGREERSIKEKWKELINALRMETHFSKEEILEFYLNQFHVSGTGKGVAIAAQYFFDKDLFNQKDPKNKLTLGECAFIAGSVKGPFNYDPFIQKNEERRQRALKRGQERLRYVLGRMVEQKYISQEEMDHELSKPLEFKHGDFRFTMSTILERVEERLNSDYFTEFFKSKDIDDWHKAQLTIVTTVDQKAQDAAKRALQANISNLQLQLGGYVFPKAQYMTKASKARKGDYLYGAVEKITTNAKGKISSITVSFGQLKGEINEAALKSFSTQTGSDADKVFAGNISTGTVILVSILDEKPVNGAVPCKIETEPVLQGGLLAIKDGQVIASQGGFHNTGYDRSFKALRQLGSSWKPLLYALALKYNWNYQDVLENDFNVFQFTNQFYYPRPDHKNKGDVVSIAWAATRSENIASIWLLEHLLDKISPEEFLAVAEENGYAQKPDEDQKAFFIRLRDKFGLTMNDNVRQEIEFSKAKEKLVDQYKSEGKDEAARTLQNLRFGTYNDLALKQAKKDPERTRYINHNFKRYSEILRAREIKELDPDVADTLQPINSVILFNNFTLADFKRLSITMEQVDKEKNYLDPDNIRYWPDYRRSLAMAEFARFAKEIGIQQKLQKVFSMPLGVNDIPLSDITTAYQTILTGKIYKCKSGGDVWTEPCLIKEIKDRNGNVLFTDEVESKIVLDENVTTQMAAMLHSVFVNGTARSQYNSIVVTAPDNGTTWRYPALGKTGTTNDYKNVAFLGAIPTYNKDLGGATTESVVAIGSYVGFDNNKPMKVGRTRISGAYGGLPQWAAFATEEIKVLDAPYQVDFLDLPSQLAKEVPLILKKQRGELMVDPMTGIAIADANSAERRPMPWLDVPGFIPPQVHEFAAESAAEIGIMTSMEMMAPAAPEPVAAPAAEEVAPATEQQPATEAGVPANDATAPAASATQPAEAAPVAAQPAPAAPAPAPKKVSSDDEWDLPADFDGKKMFVPIEAE
- a CDS encoding GIY-YIG nuclease family protein, with product MLRCKGNRIYTGYAVDVLARFKHHQEGKGARFTKAFPPEGILKSFELESKEKALRLEARIKKLKRAEKERLAAGDETLEASLMESLSEVLKPRRKKKSGA